The region TGGTTCATGCATGTGTCCAGTAGCTTTAGAATCAATAAAAACTTGCATTTGGTTAGGTACACACACAAACCCGAGAGCAGCTCAAAACAGGGCAGATTTGAGTAAACTTGACTTTTGGTTGATTATCATCTTGTCATAGGTTAGGCCTTTATGGGGCATTGGTCTAAATAGATATAATGAACTCTTAGGAATATTAACAAGTTATTAAAACCAGTAATTGAACTAGATAaatgagttttaagttggtaaagATAAGGCAGTGTTGTACTCAGGGAAGCCAGATTTCTGCCAACTTGGCATGGAGGCCTAGGGAGGCCTACGTGAGGCCTTGATTTCAAATCATTTGCAAAAGTTAGCTTAAATTCATAAGAAGTCATATGAGTTAGAGTATAGCAATGGCACAAGGTAGAAATTCATATTTCTGCCAAGGCACTCAAAGGGGTGCCAAAGTATGTAACTAAGGAAGTCTAGTTGGTGTATTGGTTATTAAGAATCCTTATAAGTGAGGCCTCTAAGTCATATCACCTCAGTGAGTTAGTTTAGAGTCCTTGCAAACTTTGTGAATTGGTTTGGAGTGAAGGGCTTAGGTGGAGATACCTTGTTTCTACCAAAACACCCAAGAGTCACCATTAGAGTCACATTTAGGAACTTAGTGAGGTGCATTGCATTGTATGTGTGTCATGCGTGAGGCCTTGACATCATAATGAGTTCGAGAGTTAGTTTTAAGTCATACAAGTGAGTGAGAGTCAATTTGGGCAGAGGCCCCAAGTGCAAGAGTATTCTTTTACGAAGGCGCACAAAGGGTGGCAAGGTGTGTATTCAGGTAAGTTACGCAGGGTGCATTGTATTTGTGAGTCATTTGAAGTGAGGCACGAGTGTGCCTTAATAAATTTAGGATGAGTTGAGGTCTGTAAAGGAGGATTAGGAGCATTGGTCATGTTATTTGTTTGCTATATGGTTAATTGCTTAGGTGAATAAGGTAGTAAATATAATCTAGGTATGTACTATTAATTAAGTGATAAATTGCCATTCCATTTCTTTCTATGTGGATTATGTGATGCATATATTACTTGTAATTAGTTGagttatatgtatatatacatatatagttATATGCGAAAGGGTAGTTAGCAAGTGTTGTGACGAGGTACTATGtattataggttcaagtaggaggccaggaaaggagtccatagacgattccattcaagtactcagtaagcgtAGTTCAGGAAAGTAAACTCTCAACTTACCTTTATAATTATGTTTCTTGTGATTTAATACCCTGTGAATGCATGCCTATAGTTTCAATAGAATTGAATAGTCCCTGACATCACCTAACAATTGAACCTTGAATTTAAATAACTTCTTTTATACTTGAATTGACCCCTTTTCATCACATATTACCTCTTACCCACATGAATACCCTACAAAATTCCCTTAATATATCACGTGAACCCTAAAATTCTCATAAATCGACTTTTTCTTTTGAAAACCCTGATCTTAATAACATTCCCCCATTCTAGACAACTTGTCACTTGAACCTTAACAATACATACACTTGTTATCTTGTCTATGATCAAGAACCCCTTTGAATgaaatgaattgattaaaaggAATTGGATGGTATTTTTCAGATAAGAGTAAGGAGCCAGTCACtgttataatttttaaaacctctgtagcggggagcctgatggttttatatggccaatgtgtgctgaggatcctcaatagttgtgaatcacttgttatgtggttcggagctgatcacccctcattgctcatagtGTCGTGTAGATTTCCAATTCCATTCACTTATTAAAAGATGTTATatgttgttcaaactcattcCTGTGTATCCGGGGATTGTGGTTAAGGCTTGTAGccttaatattttattttttttgtattACTTTACTGTCTAATCAATTATGCATATTTCTACTAGTTAGTAATGTGGGtccgtcacaggttggtatctgagctacaggtttgagtcacTGAACAATATAGGATAAGTGAATATAAGATAGGAATTTAGAGGATAGGATGAACTTAGATCATTTGGGTTTGGGATATTAGAATCTATAGGTTTTCTACCCCTTTTATTTATaattgtgtatatatatgtatatatataactgTTTGACAGGCATCATCCTCATCGACTCCCGGATTCCCCTACTGTGCCATTCCCTCTTTACGAGCAGATGGTAAGGATGGTTGATCGACTGGAAGGCGAGAATCATAATCTTCATCATAGGGTGGACTAATTATACAGCGAGGGCTTTGATGCTGAGCGCAACCAACCCCGACTAATAGCCAGGCTTGAGGAGATCATCCAGATGGCTGAGGACCGATTGGTATTGATGATTCCACACCGTGAGAAAATGACTCAGGTCACTCTTACCGCCATTGCCGACGAGCTCCGTCGAGTGATTAGCCGTCTCCGTCGCCCTGTTTCCCCTTCATCCACTGCTTCACCATCATCATCCCTTTAGACTATCATATAGTCTACTTATTTCCAACATTGTTGTTGATTAGTACTTTGATTTTCATTTCGTACCTTGTACCCGAATTATTTCGGGAAGACCTTATTCACACTTTATTTCCTATTCGTACTTTATTCGCATATTTCATTCGAACTAATGTTAATTTCGCACTTTGATTATCCTTATAATATTATCATCTCATTACCATGTTATATGCTTGCTTAGATAGAATTTTGTTGTTTAAATTCTGTTGACTCTTTAGAAATTGATCATGTTTAATGTTTCCCGAAGATATCCCCTGAATAGACCTTTACATTGTTGAATAACCCTTGAATAAGACCGTATTACTTAATATTTACCCTTGTTATAACTTGTTTATGCAAATATTGAACTGTGAATAAACCTTTCTTATCTACATTCAGAATCATGCCTCCTCGTAGAGCTTGCACCACCAATATCGGGGATCATAAAGATCCACCACCCAACTTGGTCAACTTATGCAAATAATTCACCAACAATCTGTTACCCTTGCTCAACAACAACAACTACTTCAGCAACAActtcaacaacaacaacaaccacctccaccaccactAACCCCTATAACTTTCAAATCATTCCAAGCTGTGAAACCACCAAAGTTCTGTGGAACTTAAGACCCTGTAGAAGCCCAGTCTTGGCttaaagagatggagaaagctttcacgCTAGCTGTTGTAAGGGAAGAAAAGAAGGTTAATTATGCATCTTATTTTCTGAAAGGCGAAGCGAACAATTGGTGGGAGTCAGCCCATGCtttagaagaagaagaagttatcacttgggatagattcaagaaGAATTTCTTAGATAAGTATTTTTCGAGGTATATGCAgactcaaatggaattgaagttctttGAATTGAAGCAAAAAGGAATGAATGTGGGAGAGTACAAGAAGAAAttcactgaattggctaggtttgttggAGATTCTGTGGACACAGATGAAAAGAGagcgaagagatttcaacaaggattgaagccttggCTACGAAGCAGAGTGACTGCTTTTGAATTGGGCACATATGTTGAAGTGGTCCAAAAGGCGATGGTAATCGAGGGAGAAAGTGATCAAAACTtgaatgagaaagagagtaagaaaagaaagtttggaAGTAATGGTGAAGGATCGGCTCAAGGGAGCCAAAGTGGAAAGAATTTCAAGAAGTTTGGATTCCAGAACCAAGGAGGACCCCGAAGCTTTAAGAAGGGTGATAATAAGAGTCAGAGGAATAGGATTCAAGGGCCATGTGGTCAGATATTCCGGCAAGCAACAAATCCGGAGTGTAAATTCTGCCACAAGAGATAAACGGGTAACTGCAATAAGGCTGACATCATTTGTTTTAAGTGCAATTCGAAAGGTCATTATGTGAATGAGTGCCGAAACCTGAAGCCTCCTGTTACATGCTTTAAGTATGGAAATACCGGTCATATGTTGAGGGATTACAAGGCCCCCGGAACCAACAAGTTGATGCAATTGACGGCCACCCCTTACAATCAAGCAATTACATCTTCTATTCCAACTCTTCAACTTCCTTCAAATCAACCTTTTGAATCTGCAACTCCAGTATTTGGTCCCTCATATCCTGCTCCACCCAAGACATTCAACATGAATATcaaagatgctgttcagagttctgaAGTTGTGGCATGTACGCTTTCTGTCAACAACTTCAATGCTAAAGTGCTATTTGATTCTGGCGCTTCTAGATCTTTCATATCTAAATCTTTTGTTGGCAAGTTGAATTGTGAAATTGAACTGTTAGTTGAACCCTTATCTATCATTTTGGCtaatcaagaacgagtatctaTTAAAAGTATTTTCCCACAGTGTAAAGTAGAGATTTCAGGCTATAGTTTCCCTGCTTCCCATATACCTTTTCaactaggagaatttgatgttatattaggaatggattggttagcagaACATGGTGCTCAAATAGAAtgtaagaagaagaaagtgattcttaagtcccctcaaggaaagaaagtagagtttaaagggcagaaacaagttaaaacatttttgacaatgattcaagctaaaaggTTGTTAAGACAAGGGTGCGAAGGGTATTTGGCTCATGTAATTGATAGATCTAAGGAGAAGCCGAATATAGAAAGTATCCCGATAGTTAACGAATTACCCGATATATTTCCTGAAGAACTTCCTGGATTTCTACCTGACCGACAAATTGAGTTTTCTATCGACTTAGCTCCTGGCGTGGAACCTGTATCGAAGGCACCTTATCgtatggcaccagcagaaatgaatGAATTGGCCAAGAAACTACAAaagttattggataaaggagttataaggccgagtgtatctccgtggggtgctccaatTCTGTTCgagaaaaagaaagatggaagtatgagactgtgcatcgactatagggagttGAACAAATTGACAATCAAGAATCGGTACCCTTTACCTCGTattgatgacttatttgatcaacttaAGGGAACAACTTACTTCTCGAAGATTGACTTACGATCCGGATATCATTAGTTGAAGATTAAGCcggaagacataccaaagactgctttcaGGAGCATATATGGACAATACGAGTTTCTAGTCATGGCATTCAGATTGACAAACGCGCCAGCCGcctttatggacttgatgaaccgagtattcaagaagaatttggacaagtttgtcattgtgtttatcgacgacaTTCTAATATACTCAAAGACCGCTGAAGAACATGTTGAATATCTGAGAATAGCTTTGGGGACTTTAAGAAAGAagaagttatatgcaaagttttcgaagtgtgaattctggctgCGAGAAGttcaatttctagggcatattgTCAGAAGTGAAGGTATTCGAGTTGACCCAGCGAAGTTAGACactgtaatgaattgggaaaggccgaagaccccgactgaagttagaagtttcatgggattggtcggatattatcgaagatttgtgaaggatttctcgaagattgaaGTTCCATTGACAATATTGacccgaaagaatgagaagtttgaatggacggagagttgtgaaaagagttttcaagaattgaagcagaaGTTAGTCACCGCTCCAGTATTAGCTCTGCCAGATGAGCAAGGAGACTTCGTAATATTCAGTTATGTATCacacaaaggattgggatgtgttttaaTAAAACATGGGAAGATAATAGCCTACGTGTCAAGACAACTTAAGCTCATGAACAAACGTACCCAAATCATGACTTGGAATTGGCTGCAATTATGTTTGCTCTaaagctgtggagacattaccttcatggagagaaatgtgagatatatacggatcaAAAGAGCCTAAAATACattttcacccagaaggaattaaacatgaggcGACGAAGAtgttggagttgattaaggagTACGATTGCACAATCATCTATCATCCTGGGAAAGCGAACGTAGTAGCGGATGCTTTAAGTCGCAAAGATAGATTGGATATGTTGACTATGGCCCAAGAGTTATCAACGGAATTTGAGAAGATAGGAATGGAGATTCGAGATCCAAGTGCACCTACAGAAATAATTTGTACGATGACTTTTCAACaagaattattagaaaagattaagaagtgccaagaagaagtgatgaatAAAAGGATGAATGAGTTGACCAGAGAAGAAATTTGCACTCAAAAAGACAACCAAGGAATTTTAAGATTCTTATCAAGAATTTGGATACCGAATGTggaagaattgaagaatgagattttgaaggatgctcacaactcagaattttctattcacccaggaagcacaaaaatgtactcagatttgaaacagaacttttggtggcTGAATATGAAGAAGAAGATTACACAATGGAATATTAGATGTTACACTTGTCAAAGGGTAAGAGCCGAACATCAGAAACCGAGTGGACTAATTCAACCCTTAGAGATACCtaaatggaagtgggagcacattgcgaTAGACTTCATAGTTGGATTATCGAGGACAAAATCTAATCACGACGCTATTTGGGTAGTAATTGATCGATTGACTAAGTCGGCACatttcctaccaatcaacgagagattctcaatggacaAGCTGATTCATATATATCTTTAGGAAATTGTTACTCtccatggagttccagtatctattaTGTCGGATAGAGACCCTCgtttcaactccagattttggaagcaattccaagaacatttgggaactcgactcaagatgagcactgcctatcacccacagacagatggacaaagtgagcgCATGATTCAGACCGTAGAAGATATGCTGAGATCTTGAATTTggacttcaaaggaaattgggatgaacatctTCCTTTAGtagagttttcttataacaatagctttcatgccagtaTCGGAATACCTCCGTACGAAGCTCTTTAAGGAAGGAAATGTAGATCACctttatattgggatgaagttggagagcgaaAGGTAATTGGCCCCGAACTTATCTAACAAACGAAAGAAGCGGTAGATTTGATTCAAAATCGATTGATCGCGGCTCAGAATAGACAACAAAAGTATGTTGATCCACACATAAAGGACGTAGAGTATGAAATAGGAGAAACCGTTTTGTTGAAATTGTCTCCCTGGAAAGGGATagctagatttggcaagaaagggaagttaagtCCAAGATTttttggaccttttgagattttgggtAAAGTTGGAAGAGTGGcatacgagttggccttaccgcctcaaatgcagcacattcacaacatTTTTCATAtatcattgcttaagaagttcAACCCCGACACCATAGAAAAGCTAAAGTGTTATGGAATATAATAGTTCCTTTAGttaaagttttgtggagaaatcccaaggttgaagagtcaacatgggaattagaaagtgatatgttaGATAAGTATCCTCATCTATTtacttagattctggggacagaatcctttaagggggaagGTTGTAACGCCTGTAAATAGTTGATATTAATATAATATTCTATTTTGTGCTCTATAAAAAAATTTCGTCTATTAGATGTTAGAAATTATGTGAATTCATTGTGTTCATATATATATTCTTCGTTATGTGGCATTACGAATATTGTAAATTATTTATAAGCGCATAATTAATTGTACGTGAGAAAATTTCGTTACgtgattaaataatatttgagttTATCGCGATTAGATAATAGTTGCGATTAGACGATAAATTACAATTCGTATAATAGCAGCTTAGAATCAAATTACGTGCATTTTCTTATGTGACTTagaatttttaattatattttatatgacttgtatattagaatattaatcttagaaaattcttttaaaatatattcttaTCCAAAATTTTTGAAGACAgttttataaaacttctaaaatctcataatatttatggtattaattttgtgatttatgaagttggattttaattactaaaattcattctttttatttatacttttattaattattggattactagtatacccttgcatgcattttagcttataatagggtccaaggctaagaccgtcaatttcaaccccactaacttgctagtttacttctttaaccttgcatgcatttttgtcACTACTAGAAAGAGGGATATTTTTTTAAATTCCCCATTCCACTACCATTTTAATCAAATTAAAGTAACAAAACCAAGTGAGCGCTCTCATTTTTCAACACACACTCACTCGAACACCTCACCCTTTCCTCTCCTTtctccctctcggccgaagcTTAACCCCACCCCCATTCTTGCCATTCTTCTTCACTTCTCTTCATTATATTTCACTTCTCAAGTTAGTCAAGCCAAGATCTTCATTATCTAGTAGAGTATCTTCATATTGAGGTGAGTTTTGTACATGCACGTTGATGAAGCCGAAGTTGAGGCCTTAGTTCTTGTGAACTCAAGGTTTCAACCACGGTGGCTTATAGAAATGAGCAATATGTGATGTTGGAGAGGTGTTACACTTCTATATTTACCAATTCATACTcattgttcataacatttggcaATGACTCTATGAATAGCCGAATGTGAGATATGTTgtttttgaaaattttatgatttCCGGCTATGTTTCATGATATTCGAAGATTTTGCATTTAAAAATGAAGTTTTGTTAATTTAATGCCCTTGAATGCTATGTTTGTTTGATGATTTATCATTTTATAATCCTTGTGTAGAAGATTTAACCATTGCATGTTGGTTTTCAATAAAAACGGAAGCAAAATGCCATATGTGTTGTCATTGtgctttgatacttgatttttgtGAGTTGAATGTCATGATTCCTTTGATTAAGAgctattttatattatatatgaTGATATGAGCTTAGGGTCAGTAGGTGTCATGTTGTTACCATGCATGATTACTTTGAATTTTTGCTTTAAAATGCTAAGTGATGGTTTGTCTTGTGATGTGTTACTTTGCTTGTCCTTATAATTGATTTGCATGCTTAAGGAATTGTAAATGAACCTTTTATGTTGATAGTAAGTAGGTCTTAGAGTATGTCAGGACCTTCCTTGGTTGGTTGTTGATTGATTATGGTGTAATGAAGGGAAATAAGTTGGCAGGAGTCGCATTGGTCTTAGAAGGTAGAATTTTGtactagaagtttaggtcattttaggtgAGTTTTAGTAAGTCCTTGATAGGCCTGAGCTCAAGGGAGTTGGGAATTGGTTCATGCATGTGTCTAGTAGCTTTAGAATCAATAAAAACTTGCATTTGGTTAGGCACACACACACAAACCCGAGAGCAGCTCAGAACAGGGCAGATTTGAGTAAACTTGACTTTTGGTTTATTATCATCATATCATAGGTTAGGCCTTCATGGGGCCTTGGTCTCAATAGATATAATTAAGTCTTAAGAAACCTTAATAAGTCATTAAAACCAATAATTGATCTAGAAAaatgagttttaagttggtaaaaacAAGGCAATGTTGTACTCAGGGAAGACAGATTTGTGCCAACTTGGCATGGAGGCCTAGGGAGGCCtaagtgaggccttgatgtcaaaTCAATTGAAAAAATTAGATTGAAGTCATAAGAAGTCATAGGAGTCAGAGTATAGCAAAGACACAAGGTAGAAATTCATATTTCTACCAAGGCACTCAAAGAGGTGCCAAAGTGTGCAACTAGGAAAGTCTAGTTGGTGCATTGGTTATTAAGAGTCCTTATAAGTGTGGCCTCTGAGTCATATCACCTCAGTGAGTTAGTTTAGAGTCCTTTCAAACTTTTTGAAAGTGTTTGGAGTGAAGGGCTTAGGTGGAGATACCTTATTTCCACCAAAACACCCAAGAGTCACCATTAGAGTCACATTTAGGAACTTAGTGAGGTGCATTGCATTGTATGTGTGTCATGTGTGAGACCTTGACCTCATAATGAGTTTGGGAGTTAGTTTTAAGTCATACAAGTGAGTGAGAGTCAATCTGGGCAGAGGCCCAAAGTGGAAGAGCATTCTTTTGCCAAGACACTCAAAGGGTGCCAAGGTGTGCATTCAGTTAAGTTAAGTAGCGTGCATTGCATTTGTGAATCATTTGAAGTGAGGCACGAGTGTGCCTTACTAGATTTATAATGAGTTGAGGTATGTAAAGGAGGATTAGGAGTATTGGTCATGTTATTTGGTTGCTATATGGTTAATTGCTTAAGTGTATAAGGTAGTAAATAGAATCTAGGTATGTACTGCTAATTAAGTGATAAATTGCCATGCCATTtattgctatgtgttatgtggatTATGTGATGCATATATTATGTTTAGCGTCCCTGACATCCCATAGACGATCccattcaagtactcagtaagcgAAGTTCAGGaaagtgaactctcaacttaccTTTATAATTATGTTTCTTATGATTTAATACCTAGTGAATGCATGCCTATAGTTTCAATAGAATTGAATAGTCCCTAACATCACCTAACAATTGAACCTTAAATTTAAATAACTGCTTTTATACTTGAATTGACCCCTTTTTATCACATATTACCTCATACCCACATATATACCCTACAACAGTCCCTTAATATATCACGTGAACCCTAAACTTCTCATCAATCGAATTATTTCTTTTGGAAACCCTGATCTTTATAACTTTCCCCCATTCTAGACAACTTGTCACTTGAACCTTAACAATACATACACTTGTTATCTTGTCCATGATCAAGAACCCCTTTGAATTGAAATGAATTGATTAAAAAGAATTGGATGGTATTTTTCAGATAAGACTGAGGCGCCAGTCACtgttataat is a window of Apium graveolens cultivar Ventura chromosome 11, ASM990537v1, whole genome shotgun sequence DNA encoding:
- the LOC141695475 gene encoding uncharacterized protein LOC141695475; the encoded protein is MEKAFTLAVVREEKKVNYASYFLKGEANNWWESAHALEEEEVITWDRFKKNFLDKYFSRYMQTQMELKFFELKQKGMNVGEYKKKFTELARFVGDSVDTDEKRAKRFQQGLKPWLRSRVTAFELGTYVEVVQKAMVIEGESDQNLNEKESKKRKFGSNGEGSAQGSQSGKNFKKFGFQNQGGPRSFKKGDNKSQRNRIQGPCGHYVNECRNLKPPVTCFKYGNTGHMLRDYKAPGTNKLMQLTATPYNQAITSSIPTLQLPSNQPFESATPVFGPSYPAPPKTFNMNIKDAVQSSEVVACTLSVNNFNAKVLFDSGASRSFISKSFVGKLNCEIELLVEPLSIILANQERVSIKSIFPQCKVEISGYSFPASHIPFQLGEFDVILGMDWLAEHGAQIELSEYLRTKLFKEGNVDHLYIGMKLESER